A window of the Gasterosteus aculeatus chromosome 21, fGasAcu3.hap1.1, whole genome shotgun sequence genome harbors these coding sequences:
- the LOC144390207 gene encoding stonustoxin subunit alpha-like isoform X2 has translation MASNQMEVPALGRPFTLGMLYDAQRDDLIKGLTLWEDKILQGKTIKSSKPSNKFVITGSDSIEFKSSLLEVDASLKASFLSGLIEVEGSAHYLKDQKEFKNQSRVTGQYKSTTRLEQLSITDLMTLEDYQKDVIIKSSATHIVTGILYGANAFFVFDSEKLDSSSVGDIQGSMEAVIKKIPSLSGEGPLDIKLTQEEKALSASVSCKFFGDFTLHSIPFTYEEAVKTLGQLPQLLGENGEKAVPMKVWLMPLTTLHGEAAKLKSEISVGLVGKMQDTLEDLVEIQMRCNDSQQDKVIHNFPNFKEELMTFKKFCDRYRSNLQGTMKEKVPSIREGKEDESSLQKNIDNRDESPFSQEKLIKWLDDKEREINIIRSCVETMEGTKIVKNQSELDREVLDGDVDDTLCFVFTSTKRGNTYLDEMATYLDSPRKGSTTKNQWFYSDEVLTSMRQKAKTFQHFSKEEKNKRIRFLIAVIPNERYKGATIYHYKKGILVNEDFSGSDLYPEKMTDKRDLMLYACDLTLDPNTVQNYLVLSDGNKKVTSGSTWQKYPDNPERFDKYTQVLCREGLSGRHYWEVEWDNASVSRRIYVAAAYKTIKRKGNGYCCEFGNNKESWAFGQRATNIKHALRAWHNGKVWESYFPSGGCSTLGVYLDWPAGHLSFYKVSSNTLKHLYTFRTTFTEPLYPGFWVYYTGNYASLRPF, from the exons ATGGCCTCAAATCAAATGGAAGTTCCTGCCCTGGGTCGACCTTTCACACTCGGAATGCTCTATGATGCTCAAAGAGATGATCTGATCAAAG GTTTGACGTTGTGGGAGGATAAAATTCTACAAGGGAAGACGATTAAAAGTTCTAAACCAAGCAATAAATTTGTCATTACTGGATCTGACTCCATTGAATTCAAGTCCTCTCTGCTGGAGGTTGATGCTTCTCTGAAGGCCAGCTTCCTCTCTGGGCTGATTGAAGTGGAAGGATCTGCTCATTACCTGAAAGATCAGAAAGAATTCAAGAATCAGAGCAGAGTGACTGGTCAGTACAAATCTACAACCCGCTTGGAACAGTTGTCAATAACTGACCTCATGACCTTAGAAGATTATCAAAAGGACGTTATCATCAagagctctgcaacacacatagTCACAGGCATCCTTTATGGGGCCAatgctttctttgtgtttgacagtGAAAAGTTAGACAGCAGCAGCGTTGGAGACATCCAGGGCAGCATGGAAGCTGTGATAAAAAAGATCCCCTCACTCAGTGGTGAGGGCCCTCTTGACATCAAGCTGACTCAGGAAGAAAAAGCCCTGAGTGCTTCAGTGTCCTGCAAATTCTTTGGAGACTTCACCCTTCATAGCATCCCTTTCACatatgaagaagcagtgaaGACCCTTGGACAACTTCCACAGTTACTGGGGGAAAATGGAGAGAAAGCTGTCCCAATGAAGGTCTGGCTGATGCCATTGACTACTTTACATGGAGAAGCTGCTAAGCTGAAGAGTGAGATCAGCGTTGGACTGGTGGGGAAGATGCAGGACACTCTTGAAGATTTGGTGGAAATCCAAATGAGATGCAATGATTCTCAGCAAGACAAAGTGATACATAACTTTCCTAATTTTAAAGAAGAGTTAATGACTTTCAAGAAATTTTGTGACCGCTATAGATCAAACCTCCAGGGGACCATGAAGGAGAAAGTCCCCTCCATCCGTGAAGGTAAAGAAGATGAGAGctcattacaaaaaaacattgacaacAGAGACGAGTCCCCATTCAGTCAAGAAAAACTAATCAAGTGGTTGGATGATAAGGAGAGAGAAATCAACATCATCAGATCCTGTGTGGAGACCATGGAGGGAACAAAGATCGTCAAAAATCAGTCCGAGCTTGACAGAGAGGTTCTTGATGGAGATGTAGACGATactctttgctttgttttcacctcCACCAAACGAGGCAACACTTACCTTGATGAGATGGCCACATATTTGGACTCTCCTAGAAAGGGTAGCACCACTAAAAACCAGTGGTTCTACTCAGATGAAGTCTTGACCTCTATGAGACAAAAAGCCAAAACCTTTCAACACTTTAGcaaagaagagaagaacaaGCGGATCCGTTTCCTTATTGCAGTCATTCCAAATGAGAGATACAAAGGAGCAACTATCTACCATTACAAGAAGGGCATTCTGGTCAATGAAGATTTCTCAGGATCTGACCTTTATCCAGAAAAGATGACGGACAAAAGAGACCTGATGTTGT ATGCCTGTGATCTCACCCTGGACCCAAACACTGTCCAGAATTACCTTGTTCTGTCTGATGGAAACAAGAAGGTAACAAGTGGATCAACATGGCAGAAATATCCTGATAACCCAGAGAGGTTTGATAAATACACTCAGGTGTTGTGCCGAGAGGGTTTATCTGGGCGCCATTACTGGGAGGTAGAGTGGGATAATGCTTCTGTTTCAAGACGTATTTATGTAGCTGCTGCATACAAGACAATCAAAAGAAAGGGAAATGGTTACTGTTGCGAATTTGGAAATAATAAAGAATCGTGGGCTTTTGGCCAGCGGgctacaaatataaaacatgcacTTCGTGCATGGCACAATGGAAAGGTGTGGGAATCTTATTTTCCCTCTGGTGGCTGCTCCACACTCGGTGTGTATCTGGACTGGCCTGCAGGTCATCTGTCCTTCTACAAAGTCTCCTCCAACACACTGAAACACCTCTACACCTTTCGCACCACCTTCACTGAGCCGTTGTACCCAGGCTTCTGGGTTTACTATACGGGCAACTACGCCTCCCTGCGTCCTTTTTAA
- the LOC144390207 gene encoding stonustoxin subunit alpha-like isoform X1 yields MESFSHQVGEMASNQMEVPALGRPFTLGMLYDAQRDDLIKGLTLWEDKILQGKTIKSSKPSNKFVITGSDSIEFKSSLLEVDASLKASFLSGLIEVEGSAHYLKDQKEFKNQSRVTGQYKSTTRLEQLSITDLMTLEDYQKDVIIKSSATHIVTGILYGANAFFVFDSEKLDSSSVGDIQGSMEAVIKKIPSLSGEGPLDIKLTQEEKALSASVSCKFFGDFTLHSIPFTYEEAVKTLGQLPQLLGENGEKAVPMKVWLMPLTTLHGEAAKLKSEISVGLVGKMQDTLEDLVEIQMRCNDSQQDKVIHNFPNFKEELMTFKKFCDRYRSNLQGTMKEKVPSIREGKEDESSLQKNIDNRDESPFSQEKLIKWLDDKEREINIIRSCVETMEGTKIVKNQSELDREVLDGDVDDTLCFVFTSTKRGNTYLDEMATYLDSPRKGSTTKNQWFYSDEVLTSMRQKAKTFQHFSKEEKNKRIRFLIAVIPNERYKGATIYHYKKGILVNEDFSGSDLYPEKMTDKRDLMLYACDLTLDPNTVQNYLVLSDGNKKVTSGSTWQKYPDNPERFDKYTQVLCREGLSGRHYWEVEWDNASVSRRIYVAAAYKTIKRKGNGYCCEFGNNKESWAFGQRATNIKHALRAWHNGKVWESYFPSGGCSTLGVYLDWPAGHLSFYKVSSNTLKHLYTFRTTFTEPLYPGFWVYYTGNYASLRPF; encoded by the exons ATGGAAAGCTTTTCTCATCAGGTTGGTGAAATGGCCTCAAATCAAATGGAAGTTCCTGCCCTGGGTCGACCTTTCACACTCGGAATGCTCTATGATGCTCAAAGAGATGATCTGATCAAAG GTTTGACGTTGTGGGAGGATAAAATTCTACAAGGGAAGACGATTAAAAGTTCTAAACCAAGCAATAAATTTGTCATTACTGGATCTGACTCCATTGAATTCAAGTCCTCTCTGCTGGAGGTTGATGCTTCTCTGAAGGCCAGCTTCCTCTCTGGGCTGATTGAAGTGGAAGGATCTGCTCATTACCTGAAAGATCAGAAAGAATTCAAGAATCAGAGCAGAGTGACTGGTCAGTACAAATCTACAACCCGCTTGGAACAGTTGTCAATAACTGACCTCATGACCTTAGAAGATTATCAAAAGGACGTTATCATCAagagctctgcaacacacatagTCACAGGCATCCTTTATGGGGCCAatgctttctttgtgtttgacagtGAAAAGTTAGACAGCAGCAGCGTTGGAGACATCCAGGGCAGCATGGAAGCTGTGATAAAAAAGATCCCCTCACTCAGTGGTGAGGGCCCTCTTGACATCAAGCTGACTCAGGAAGAAAAAGCCCTGAGTGCTTCAGTGTCCTGCAAATTCTTTGGAGACTTCACCCTTCATAGCATCCCTTTCACatatgaagaagcagtgaaGACCCTTGGACAACTTCCACAGTTACTGGGGGAAAATGGAGAGAAAGCTGTCCCAATGAAGGTCTGGCTGATGCCATTGACTACTTTACATGGAGAAGCTGCTAAGCTGAAGAGTGAGATCAGCGTTGGACTGGTGGGGAAGATGCAGGACACTCTTGAAGATTTGGTGGAAATCCAAATGAGATGCAATGATTCTCAGCAAGACAAAGTGATACATAACTTTCCTAATTTTAAAGAAGAGTTAATGACTTTCAAGAAATTTTGTGACCGCTATAGATCAAACCTCCAGGGGACCATGAAGGAGAAAGTCCCCTCCATCCGTGAAGGTAAAGAAGATGAGAGctcattacaaaaaaacattgacaacAGAGACGAGTCCCCATTCAGTCAAGAAAAACTAATCAAGTGGTTGGATGATAAGGAGAGAGAAATCAACATCATCAGATCCTGTGTGGAGACCATGGAGGGAACAAAGATCGTCAAAAATCAGTCCGAGCTTGACAGAGAGGTTCTTGATGGAGATGTAGACGATactctttgctttgttttcacctcCACCAAACGAGGCAACACTTACCTTGATGAGATGGCCACATATTTGGACTCTCCTAGAAAGGGTAGCACCACTAAAAACCAGTGGTTCTACTCAGATGAAGTCTTGACCTCTATGAGACAAAAAGCCAAAACCTTTCAACACTTTAGcaaagaagagaagaacaaGCGGATCCGTTTCCTTATTGCAGTCATTCCAAATGAGAGATACAAAGGAGCAACTATCTACCATTACAAGAAGGGCATTCTGGTCAATGAAGATTTCTCAGGATCTGACCTTTATCCAGAAAAGATGACGGACAAAAGAGACCTGATGTTGT ATGCCTGTGATCTCACCCTGGACCCAAACACTGTCCAGAATTACCTTGTTCTGTCTGATGGAAACAAGAAGGTAACAAGTGGATCAACATGGCAGAAATATCCTGATAACCCAGAGAGGTTTGATAAATACACTCAGGTGTTGTGCCGAGAGGGTTTATCTGGGCGCCATTACTGGGAGGTAGAGTGGGATAATGCTTCTGTTTCAAGACGTATTTATGTAGCTGCTGCATACAAGACAATCAAAAGAAAGGGAAATGGTTACTGTTGCGAATTTGGAAATAATAAAGAATCGTGGGCTTTTGGCCAGCGGgctacaaatataaaacatgcacTTCGTGCATGGCACAATGGAAAGGTGTGGGAATCTTATTTTCCCTCTGGTGGCTGCTCCACACTCGGTGTGTATCTGGACTGGCCTGCAGGTCATCTGTCCTTCTACAAAGTCTCCTCCAACACACTGAAACACCTCTACACCTTTCGCACCACCTTCACTGAGCCGTTGTACCCAGGCTTCTGGGTTTACTATACGGGCAACTACGCCTCCCTGCGTCCTTTTTAA